A genomic stretch from Perognathus longimembris pacificus isolate PPM17 chromosome 5, ASM2315922v1, whole genome shotgun sequence includes:
- the LOC125351626 gene encoding ferritin heavy chain-like, which yields MTTASPWQVRQNYHQDSEAAINRQINLELYASYVYLSMSYYFDRDDVALKNFAKYFLHQSHEEREHAEKLMKLQNQRGGRIFLQDIKKPDRDDWENGLTAMECALHLGKSVNQSLLELHKLATDKNDPHLCDFIETHYLNEQVKSIKELGDHVTNLRKMGAPESGMAEYLFDKDTLRDSNNDS from the coding sequence ATGACGACCGCATCCCCCTGGCAGGTGCGCCAGAACTACCACCAGGACTCAGAGGCCGCCATCAACCGCCAGATCAACCTGGAGCTCTACGCCTCCTACGTCTACCTGTCCATGTCTTACTACTTTGACCGAGATGATGTGGCTTTGAAGAACTTTGCCAAATATTTCCTTCACCAATCTCATGAGGAAAGGGAACATGCAGAGAAACTGATGAAGCTGCAGAACCAGCGAGGTGGCCGCATCTTCCTGCAGGATATCAAGAAACCAGACCGTGATGACTGGGAAAACGGGCTGACTGCAATGGAGTGTGCATTGCACTTGGGAAAAAGTGTGAATCAGTCACTACTGGAACTACACAAACTGGCCACTGACAAAAATGACCCCCATTTGTGTGACTTCATTGAGACTCATTACCTGAACGAGCAGGTGAAATCAATCAAGGAATTGGGCGACCACGTCACCAACTTGCGCAAGATGGGAGCCCCTGAATCTGGCATGGCGGAGTATCTCTTTGACAAGGACACTCTGAGAGACAGTAACAATGACAGCTAA